From the genome of Impatiens glandulifera chromosome 9, dImpGla2.1, whole genome shotgun sequence, one region includes:
- the LOC124916621 gene encoding E3 ubiquitin-protein ligase CHIP, with protein sequence MAPKLRTKGAEKLKEEGNIYFQKCRYAAAIHAYTEAIVLCPNVPVYWTNRALCHRKQNDWMKVEEDCRRAIQLDHASVKGHYMLGLALLQTQQYAEGIKKLEKALELGTGGNPTSYIVEEIRKELSKAKYLEWEHESANRLWELQTLKECCELALKERYLREDNAFGKAEKEQLEALGKVFNGAAKVDMPTEVPDYLCCKITLELFRDPVISPSGVTYERDIILDHLQKVGMFDPMTREPLSEYQLVSNLAIKEAVEAFLDKHPWAYRFS encoded by the exons ATGGCTCCGAAGTTGAGGACAAAAGGAGCGGAGAAACTGAAGGAAGAAGGTAACATTTACTTCCAGAAATGTAGATACGCAGCCGCCATTCACGCTTATACAGAG GCAATTGTTTTGTGCCCTAATGTTCCTGTTTACTGGACGAACCGTGCCTTATGTCATCGGAAGCAGAA TGACTGGATGAAAGTTGAGGAGGATTGCAGGAGAGCCATCCAACTTGATCATGCTTCTGTGAAG GGACATTACATGCTAGGACTTGCATTGCTACAGACGCAGCAGTATGCTGAAGGAATCAAGAAATTGGAAAAG GCTCTAGAGTTAGGGACGGGTGGAAATCCTACAAGCTATATTGTCGAGGAGATAAGAAAGGAGCTTTCGAAAGCGAAATACCTTGAATGGGAGCACGAATCTGCCAACCGTTTGTGGGAGCTGCAAACCTTAAA AGAATGCTGTGAATTGGCTCTTAAGGAGAGATACTTGCGAGAAGATAATGCTTTTGGAAAAGCTGAAAAGGAACAGCTGGAGGCTCTAGGAAAAGTATTCAATGGTGCAGCCAAAGTCGACATGCCCACAGAG GTGCCAGATTACCTATGTTGCAAAATAACGCTAGAACTATTTCGCGATCCTGTTATAAGTCCAAGTGGAGTTACATATGAGAGGGATATCATCCTTGACCATCTTCAAAAG GTGGGTATGTTTGATCCCATGACAAGGGAACCGCTGAGTGAGTACCAGTTGGTCTCAAATTTAGCCATAAAAGAAGCTGTTGAAGCATTTCTAGACAAGCACCCCTGGGCGTATAGGTTCTCATGA